Genomic window (Planococcus sp. MSAK28401):
ATTCGTTGATGGCTTTGCACTACTTTGGAATAGCGTTTTCTCTACTTCTAAGCACTGGAAATAGACAAATTACTTACTTTACGAAAGAACTTTTAAAAATAGACAGATTTTTCGATATCTTCAAATTTATTGACGTTGCTGGTAAAATTATGTACTATAAATAAGTTAAGGGAATTTGTATTATACGTTTGGAGGGTTAGAATTGTCAGCAAAAGTAATCGTTATTATTCCTGCATACAATGAAGAAGATTCTATTGAGCAAACAGTAAGAAACATTAAGGCTGCTACCAATATTGACTATATTGTCGTCAATGATGGTTCAAAGGATCGCACTCGTGAACTGCTTGATAAAAATAAATTTAACCATATAGATTTGCCAATCAATCTTGGAATTGGCGGAGCTATGCAAACTGGATATCAGTACGCCCTTGACCACAACTACGACTATGCCATTCAACTCGATGCAGATGGTCAGCACAATCCGGCTGATTTGATGAATCTTATAGATGAAATCAGAACTACGGATAACGACATGGTTATCGGTTCTAGGTTTGTTGAACAAAGTGCTTATAAGGGGACTTTATCCCGCAGAATTGGGATTTATTATTTTTATCGCTTCATTCACCTGCTTACAAAAATGAAGATTACCGATCCGACATCAGGCTACCGGATTGTTAATCGGAAAATTATCGAATCG
Coding sequences:
- a CDS encoding glycosyltransferase family 2 protein, which codes for MSAKVIVIIPAYNEEDSIEQTVRNIKAATNIDYIVVNDGSKDRTRELLDKNKFNHIDLPINLGIGGAMQTGYQYALDHNYDYAIQLDADGQHNPADLMNLIDEIRTTDNDMVIGSRFVEQSAYKGTLSRRIGIYYFYRFIHLLTKMKITDPTSGYRIVNRKIIESFSKYYPTDYPEVEVLVNLARKNYKIKEIKVEMNQRQGGKSSITPKKSIYYMFKVTYISLVRSVF